A segment of the Pseudomonas versuta genome:
CTTCGCTCAAGCCTGTTACGACGGCGCGCGTGTAGTAGCCCTTCTGATCCCCCGTATTGATGATCGGATCCACGCTAAGGCGGGTTGCGTATTCGTCCATTACCGGCCCGACTTCCAAAGCAATCGTGGTGTCACCTGGTAAAGATGCCGCAGCGTACATAGCTCCGGAGTTGCTTTCCTCCTCAAGCGTCGTGAAGACGAAATAGAGGTCACTGCGCAATTCCTCTCTACGCTTCTGCACCTGTGACATTGCTTGCAGAGCGGCAACAATAGGTGCTCTGTCATCCAAAAAATGCGCCGCAATGGCATCCTGTACGCGAAACGGCTTACGCCAATGACGACTTAAAGCCACTCTGTTTCCAGGACGTACTCCGTGGGCTCGCAAGGTTTCAACAGAGCAGCGTGTGATGACGTGCACATCATTCCAATGCACGTTTCCTGACAACACGTCAGCGCCTTGCGGGGCGTTTGTAGTGGCATGCATCGAACCGAAAGACAGAACACCGGGGATGGTTTCTAGATCCCCTAGAATGTCTACAGGACACATACCGAAATTTACTGGGTTGACACCGCCCAGAGCAGTGACTCTCAACGTGCCATCTTGATCAATGCGCTTGATGACCATGGCGATTTCATCCATGTGCACCATGACCTTTATCGCGCGTCTCGGTTCAGTTTCGTCCTGGTGGCCGCGAATCAACCCTATTACGTTTCCAGCAGGATCGACCCATTGCTCATCGCATCGCGAACGTAGCTCCTCTACGCAGGCTGCTCGAACTTCATCCTCCTGCCCGCCGGGCCCTCTGGCAAGGAGCAACTTCGTTAGAAGCTCGTTTTCGGGTGTCGAAGCGTTGTCGCTCGCCATGTTATTTTTTCGCATGCTTTCCGTACCGTATCTTCAATATTAACGGTCTAAAAGACGGACGGCGCTAAGGCGAGCCGCCCGTATCTCCTGGGCAACGGGAGCTTACTTTTTCGATTCCAGGGTGGCTGCCTGGTTGCCGCCCTGCTCCGCAATTTTGGAGAGCTTTACGTCGGTAGCCTTTTCTTCGGCGAGCGTGGCCGCCAGCAAATCTGCCGCTTCAGGCAGATTCAAGTGCTTGGCCATGGCAATTAAAGTGCCATAGCTGGCGATCTCGTAGTGCTCAACTTTCTGAGCAGCAGCAATTAAACCGGCATCAAGCACCGCACCTTTTTCAATTTCTTCCAGTAGCTCTTTGGACTCCTCCACCAGCCCCTCCATCGCCACGCACTTCATACGTTTCAGCTTTAAACCGGTCAACTCGACAAGCTGATCAATTCTTTCAATTTGCCCTTGGGTTTCCTCGAGGTGAGCAGTGAACGCTTCCGCTAATAGCGGGTTGGTAGCAGCGCGAGCCATACGCGGCAACGCCCGAGTGATTTGCTTTTCTGCGCTGTAGACGTCGGAAAGCTCATGGATAAATAGGTCTTTGACAGTTTTTCTAGCCATTTCAGAATCCTCACTTTCAAATGAACAAGAGTCGCTGAACGTCACACGCATTTTCGACATCGCGATGTTTGTGCCGTCTAGTGAAATGACCATGCCTTCAGGGGAGTGTTCCAATAAATTCAAACTCTCCTGATGAGATGACGGTTATCTATCCAAGTGTCGTATCGAGGAATATCATCACGGAAAACCCGAGCATCAAACCCAAGGTGGCGGGCGTTTCATGCCCGTTTCGATGAGTATCTGGAATGACTTTATGCCAAACCACAAAAATCATCGCGCCCGAGGGAAATGGGATAGCCAAAGCGAACCTAATGGATATTCCCAATCCCATTACCGCATCTATCGGCTCCATCAAGCCCGAGACCACACCGAGCAACGCAGATTTGTGACTGACCGATGAGTCGCAGGGCTAAAGCCATAGTAAGTCCTTCGAGGAACTCCTGAATGGCTATTGCTGCCGTCTAAGACATACCTACAGTTAAATCGCCGTGCGCAAAGCTGACACCTATTGCCATGCTTTCAGGCAAATTATGCAAGGTGATAGAAAGTACAAATAGCCAGACGCGATTAAAGCGCTGAGTTTTGGCCCCTTGCGACCGCTCTGAGAGTGCTCATGCAGGACAAAACGCTCAAAGGCCACAGCAAGCGCAGATCCTGTTGGACATCCACGTTCTCCATATGAAAACTCATAAGAGGACTACACCCAAAAATAAAGGGGTTAGGTGACGTATTGTATTGTCGAGCGAGCATCTAAAGCCAAGCTGCTGCATCCACTTTTCCTGTGCGTATATAGCGTACGACGGCCCCATCAAGCAGCCGCACAAGTCATTGTAATTCCCCCTACGCCGCCAAACGCATTACACATCAACGTCAATGAGGCCTTCTCTGCTGGCCCACTCTCAGGCATCGAGCTCTCAAAGGGCTCAGTCGCAATTGCTGATCATCCTTAACCAGATAACGCATCGCGTAGTGAACATGCGCACGGATCTCCTGATCATTACGATGGATGATACCGACCCCCAATCTCTCCTTGTACCTGTTCTTGCCCTGGTTACAGCTGTCGAAATAACCCATTCCCTTCGTAATACGCTCCCATAGCTCGCCAATCTGCCGAGCCTTAAAGATATCCCGACACACCTCAGAACCATTAAAGAAGAAAGCCGCGTGGATGTGATAGCCCCGATCTTGTCCCTGCTCAACGCTACAGATATAGCCGGTCTCATGATCAAAGATTGGATTGCGCTCACGCTCGGTGATTAATCTGTCCAGATCGTTAAAGACGCGCTCAACACGCTGCCTGGCTTGAGACGCTTGGTGGTAATACAGATTGACCCTGACCACAACAGTACGTGCATAACGATCCAGCACCGCATCCGTGTAATTAGCGACCCTGCCCTCCTGTTTCTTGGTCTGATAACGACGATCATCCTTCTTACGGCGATACCATTGCTCACGAGTCAATTGACGAACCCTATCGACCAGTAGATTCATGCTGCGGTGATGGTCCAGATAGGCCGTTCGCTCGTCATTCAGACAGACAGGACCGGCAGGGCTATGCTCCAGTCCGATATGTTGACATGCCTCCCAGAACGCATGCAGGTGCTCACTGTAACGGTATTCGCAGTGATCATCGAACAGGGCCATCATTTGCTGGATGCCATCGAAGTACCGGGAGAGCCTGGTTGGCATCATCCGCTCATCACCCGAACGTGTGTCTTTCAATCTGAATGCTGGAGTGTCGAAATGTTCGATGGATTTAACGAGCCGTTCGATCTGGATGGAGATTTCGGATTGAGAGAGATAGGTGTAGGCGTTGCAATAGTTCATGGCTGTGTACCTGGTGGTTGGTTGTTCCCATACCTGATACCGTCTGTGCATTTTTAAACCGGCTAACTACTAACTTGGTAAGCAGTGATTACAGGAACTCTACTTACCTGCTGCTCGTTTACTTCCTGATCGCTGATTACTTGCTTACTGCTCATTGGTTACCTTCTAGGTATTATTCACAAGACTACTACCTAGAAGGTATATAACTAGATGCAGCTTCAACTCGGGTCACCGCTACCGACCAGTCAGAGCAATGAGGGCCAATATTCACAAGCCTACCGAGGAATTTGCCAAACTACCTTCTGCGAGAGTTAGCTGAGAAACAGCGATGACACCCACCCGGCATAAACACAATGACTGACAGCGAGCCGGTCATGGTGTTTATGCCCGTTAGTGCACACCATTTATGCAATAAATCATTCAACTAGGTCACGCTCCTCGATCCTGGCCAGAATCCAATCGTGCACCTCTCCCTCAACCCAGCCAACGCTGCGTTCTCCCAGAGAGACTGGCTTCGGGAAGGCACCTTCGGCAATGTACTTATAGATGGTAGACCGGCCCAGACCGGTCGAATCGATAACATCTTTTAGGCGGATGATCCTCATGAACGGGGCTCCTCTGTTCGTTCAGAGGATTGGCAAGACTTGTAAAAAATGACCTATTTCTTCCCAGCCCTACGTTTGGGCTGAGTGAGCAACCCGAAGTCATAGCGATTTTCCAAGTAGACTTCAGACTCCGACTTCTGCGGTCGAAGACTGACTACGCCAGGCCTCTCCTCCTCCAACCAGACAAACTCTTTTGAGCCAACCGGGGATAATCTGGCCACCATGCTGATGACCTTGTACCCAAGATCATCAGCAGCGGGGAGCAGGCTCATATGGGCCGAAGCAAACTGAAGAAAGCTTGCCTGACCAAATCTGCTGCGAAACTCATGGGCGATATCATGGGTCAGCTTGTAGAAGTGTTCGATGATCTCAACCCATTCGGCATCAAGCCTATCTTGCTCTGATGTAGCACCCTCACCGACAACTTTCAGTACCGGCTTACGAAAATCAAGCTTGATCATTTCATAGAGTCCGTCATCCCACAGATGGGCACCCGGCAAAAGAGCCCGCCAGTGATGGGACAATAACAATGAAGCATACCGATACAGCATAATCTGGAGCACCGAATAAACACGCGGGCGCTGCCCAACCAGAAAACGAATGACGCTAATCGGCGTCACTGGTTCCGAATATTCAAACTGTCGTTCATACCTGATGACATCAATACGAAGATCATCCGCATGGGTATAGCTTTTATCCTCAGGATTCCAGGCCAGATGAACCATCACAGCGCAGTTCCCCTTCAGTTCAAAGCCGGGATGATTCAGATTTAAAAAATAGGTACTGCTCACCTTCGACTTCGCAAAAATTGAACTTGATACACCCGGCACATAACGACGAATTAACCCCAGATCCATCAGTCGTCGCAGGCGATGCTTTAAGCTGGCCTCGTCGAAACCGGTCAATTTCCGTAACTCCGGCCCTCCGAGCCCGCTGACCACACCACAATGATCCGCACGAGTAAGCAATGTGGCAAACAACAACCGATTACACGCACTCAATTGCTTGCTAGCGCCGGGCGGGGCAGGTCTGCCCGTCTTGGTCACTTTCTGCCTCTCTTTATCAGTGCTCGGCTGACAGCCAGGCACCTCCATCCCGATGTGCACGCCAGAAAATAGGCATTGCAGTAGTTCACCATGAACCCCGTACACCGATCCGCTGGCTTTCAGCGTCAGCACCACCAACGGAGAGAGCGAATAGGTGATTGCCGGCCTGCCTTTACCCTCCGGTGACCCGCGCTGTCGCAACACCATGCCCAATCGAACCAAATCCCCCAAGGCGTCGCTGACCAGCTTTTGAGACAAGCGAAATTGCACAGCGAGAGCTTTAACTTTGTAGCCCTCCGCATTGCCCGCTGCGCTCGCAGCTCCAGCCGCGAGCAGCTCAAAAACGAATCTTGTTTCTGGACTCGCACCTTCGAGCGACGCAGTAAATAGCTGAGAAAAAAGCTTCATAGGCTGGAGCACACATCATTAACTAACAGTTTTTATACCCTATAATAAATATCGTATTTGTACAATAACGTTACACATAACGCGACAGTAACATTATGATAACGTATAAAATGAATGCAGCACCTCGTGCTGTATCTCCCCCTAAAAAACGAATGGAATAACCCATGACCAAAGAGAGAAGTGAGCTGAAATGGTTATCCAGAGTTGGTGGTGAGTGGAGATGGGTGCAGCAATACATAAGCAGGCATGCGGACGCGAGCATGCGCGGCGGTACAGATCGCTTTGCTCGCCGCAAGGTGGAGGGTTACGACCAAGTGGTAGTGGATATCGCCGACTTTGAGCTGACTACCGAGGGTTTAAAGTTCGTAACACGTTTAAAGAATGCGCTGAGACAACACCGATATCGCTCAGCCAGCAACGGCAGAAAGCCATGTACCTTTTCGCTCCCAAACACGACTAGAGCGAGCCTGTCTCGTCGAGCCAAGGACAACAGGGTCACGGAAACAGAAGCCATCACCCGGCTCATCGACGATACCGAATGGGCAGTGAGAAAGCACAGCGAGCGAGAGAAGACGCTCAAGACAACCCTGACACTGGAACGTATGCGCTCAGAACTCACCATAGAGGCTCTCAAAGCCCAACTTGAAGGGACCATGAAGCATTTGGAGCGATCAACAGAGCTAGTCGTCATGTGGGAGCAAGCCATGGACAGCGAACAACCACCCTTTAACGGTGATAGGGTGAACGTAAAGCGAGAGATGGAAAAGCGACTGAAGAAAGTGAAGGCTGTGAACGCCATCATTGCCTTGAACCATGACCTGCCCAGCAGAGACTAAGCTGCAATGAGTGGCACAGACATAGACGGGCATGCATCTGGATGTATCGTCCCCCTCCTTTAGATTCACATGTGCTAGAAAGCGCTGTGCGCGCACTGGCAGCACCAAGACAGCAATCGACACAAGCGACGGTACTGGAGCCTGGCGCATTCGCCAGCACGGTAAAGCGCTAGATCCCGAGCCATCAAACGACACGGATAACTTTCCAAAATCCAAATGGAGGAACAAATGGGGGAACAAAATCATCAGATACGAAAAAGCCCCGTAAAAACGGGGCTTTTCAGTAGAAAATGGCGGAGGCGATGGGATTCGAACTCATGGACCTGTTACAGTCGACGGTTTTCAAGACCGTTGCCTTAAACCACTCGGCCACACCTCCTAACGTTGTTGCGGGCGCCATAATACCTGAATGAAACACGTTGTCAAACTCTCTTGATCCCTTGTTTCAGAGCCTCTGCTATGATCTTTGCAACTTAACATTTCCAGACACAGGAGTATCGCCATGCGCGAACAGGATTACTCAGTTAATAGCAACGTGCAGGCCGAACAGCTAGAGGTTAGCCGTGTCTTGCGTAACACTTACGGTCTGCTGGCTCTGACACTGGCTTTCAGCGGTGTGATGGCATACATCTCCCAGCAGATGCATGTCGGCTACCCAAACATTTTCGTTGTACTTGTCGGCTTTTACGGCCTGTTTTTCTTGACCAACAAGCTACGTGACTCGGCATGGGGCCTCGTGTCTGCCTTTGCCCTGACCGGCTTCATGGGTTTCCTGCTGGGCCCGATTCTCAACCGTTACCTGGGCATGCAGGGTGGCGCTGAAGTCGTTAGCTCTGCATTCGCCATGACGGCGCTGGTTTTCGGCGGTCTTTCGGCCTATGTGCTGATCACACGCAAGGACATGAGCTTCCTGGGTGGCTTCATCACTGCTGGCTTCTTTGTTCTGCTGGGCGCAACACTGGCGAGCTTCTTCTTCCAGATCAGCGGCCTGCAACTGGCTATCAGCGCCGGTTTCGTTCTGTTTTCTTCGGTCTGCATCTTGTTCCAGACCAGCGCCATCATTCAGGGCGGCGAGCGTAACTACATCATGGCGACCATTAGCCTGTATGTATCGATCTACAACCTGTTCATCAGCCTGCTGCAAATCTTCGGCATCATGAGCCGCGATGACTGATTAACAGCCGCTGCACATAAGCCCGCCTCGGCGGGCTTTTTATTGCCTGCAGCAAGCATCTTTAGGCGTCTGGCTTTATCATTGCGTCAGATTTGCCGACAGAGCACACCATGAAATTTGCCATCGCCCTATATTCAGCAGCCCATG
Coding sequences within it:
- a CDS encoding Bax inhibitor-1/YccA family protein, with the translated sequence MREQDYSVNSNVQAEQLEVSRVLRNTYGLLALTLAFSGVMAYISQQMHVGYPNIFVVLVGFYGLFFLTNKLRDSAWGLVSAFALTGFMGFLLGPILNRYLGMQGGAEVVSSAFAMTALVFGGLSAYVLITRKDMSFLGGFITAGFFVLLGATLASFFFQISGLQLAISAGFVLFSSVCILFQTSAIIQGGERNYIMATISLYVSIYNLFISLLQIFGIMSRDD
- a CDS encoding ferritin-like domain-containing protein; its protein translation is MARKTVKDLFIHELSDVYSAEKQITRALPRMARAATNPLLAEAFTAHLEETQGQIERIDQLVELTGLKLKRMKCVAMEGLVEESKELLEEIEKGAVLDAGLIAAAQKVEHYEIASYGTLIAMAKHLNLPEAADLLAATLAEEKATDVKLSKIAEQGGNQAATLESKK
- a CDS encoding M42 family peptidase produces the protein MRKNNMASDNASTPENELLTKLLLARGPGGQEDEVRAACVEELRSRCDEQWVDPAGNVIGLIRGHQDETEPRRAIKVMVHMDEIAMVIKRIDQDGTLRVTALGGVNPVNFGMCPVDILGDLETIPGVLSFGSMHATTNAPQGADVLSGNVHWNDVHVITRCSVETLRAHGVRPGNRVALSRHWRKPFRVQDAIAAHFLDDRAPIVAALQAMSQVQKRREELRSDLYFVFTTLEEESNSGAMYAAASLPGDTTIALEVGPVMDEYATRLSVDPIINTGDQKGYYTRAVVTGLSEAAMRCGYDPQLALLVDFASDASAVMSSGTSARAGCLAIPTENTHGYELILEGAIHACAATLSEYLVSA
- a CDS encoding YagK/YfjJ domain-containing protein, which encodes MNYCNAYTYLSQSEISIQIERLVKSIEHFDTPAFRLKDTRSGDERMMPTRLSRYFDGIQQMMALFDDHCEYRYSEHLHAFWEACQHIGLEHSPAGPVCLNDERTAYLDHHRSMNLLVDRVRQLTREQWYRRKKDDRRYQTKKQEGRVANYTDAVLDRYARTVVVRVNLYYHQASQARQRVERVFNDLDRLITERERNPIFDHETGYICSVEQGQDRGYHIHAAFFFNGSEVCRDIFKARQIGELWERITKGMGYFDSCNQGKNRYKERLGVGIIHRNDQEIRAHVHYAMRYLVKDDQQLRLSPLRARCLRVGQQRRPH
- a CDS encoding helix-turn-helix transcriptional regulator; translated protein: MRIIRLKDVIDSTGLGRSTIYKYIAEGAFPKPVSLGERSVGWVEGEVHDWILARIEERDLVE